ATGATGTGTACCTTTTAATATTAAAGGTTTAAGTGCTTTATTCTTCACAGCGAAAGTTTTTCATAAAGAATTTCTGGAAGACGTCTTAAAATCCAAGCGTTTGACGCGTTGTGGTTCACTTCACAGACGGATCAGAAGAATCAAATTTATTTTCTACGTCTCTTTCTTGAAAGTACTACAACACATTCGCCTTTTTAAATACATAAGAATACAGGCCTGTCAAAAGTCATTCCAAAAAGGCTTGGGTTCCCGCcaagtcaaggtcaaaggtcagcagaCCTTGCACTGGTTGATGCCAAACATCCGTCGCCTGGCCCTTTTCCTGACCTGGTTCACAGCCGTCCGTACCGCATATTCAAACACCTGTTGCACGCCGCGGTTACCGAAGGACGAGCACTCCAGGTAGCCTTTGGCGTGGACCTCATGAGCCAGGCGCCTCCCCTCTGCTGCCGAGATGCAGCTGCCCCGGTACGCCCCGGCCTCCCGCAGGTCCGTCTTGGTAGCCACGATCAGCACCGGCACCTTGGGCAGGTACTCCCGGACCTCGGCGATCCACTTGTTGTGGACGCTCGCCAGCGAGTTAGGGTTGGCCACGGAGTAGCAGACGAGGACGACGTCGGCCTGCTGGTAGGACCGCGGGCGGATCTGTCGGAAGTTGTCGCTGCCAGCCGTGTCCCACAGCCCAAGGCTGATCTGAACCCCGTCCATATACACCTCCACCCCCGTGTTCTCGAACACTGTGGGCTTGTAGGTATCCGGGAAGGTCTCGGCGGTGAAGCGGACCAGCAGCGCCGTCTTGCCCACCGCGGTGTCCCCGACCAGGACGCACTTCACCGACATCTCCTCCACGTTGTTCATGGTCGCCTCCGAGAGTCTCGCGCCTCTAGGTGTCTGTGGTCCCGTCAAACAAGGTCTCAGGGACCTCAGGGGTTGTATCTCTCTGGAGCTTCAGAGGCTCCAGGTAGTCAACGGTGGCCGATCACTCCTCTGCGTGTGCTGTGCTCCTGTGTTCAGGTAGTAGCTCCTATCCCTGGAGATCTCAACAGTGACCTGACCTCTTTCCCCAGAGTCCTCAAAAGTCTCTGAAATAGAGTAGGCCTTGTGTTAACGTCTTCGGTCCCCAGGCCCCCTCGTCTCGTCTCGCTGTTTCCGGGTctttgtcttctgtcctccGGCCACCATTTGGTCCAAACACGTCGGCCCTCTCAGAGATGAGGAGGGGAATCTactgaggaagagaggaacatgtcaCCAACATGAAGTCCTCCTCACGCAGCTCAACGTTTCTCTTAATACTCTCTACACGACAAACAAGATGCCTGTTAAACCGCCAACCGCTAGAGGACTGCGTGTGGCAGATCACATACCAGGTCTTATCCTTGTCCTTTAGTGCAAAAAGGAAAACATAACAAAGTGCCAATTAATCCAGAAGTAAGAATTCTGTGTTTGGGTGTGATCGAGCCTTCACAGCTTGATCCAGTAGACTCAAACAGGGGCTCGTTTACAATAAATCTGTGTTTGCTGAATTATCAAGCTCATACAAAtatacatccatatatatatatatatacatacatacaaatatacatatatatatacatatacacttatatatatatactcaaatatatatacacacatatatacatatatatatatatatatatatatagccttaTATGCACATTGTGACATTTGACAAAATGTgttgatgtttaaaaaatatatatatatatgactgctGTATTAGAGGAGCAGAAATAACAAGTCCCAACCTCAAAATCATCTGCAGATCTCACTCAGAAGGTTTTTAATAGGTTTACAGTTGAAATAAGTTCAGGGTGAGTTTAATTCCAATTAGAATAGGACAGAATGTAAGATCAGCAACACGGTGTTGTATCAAGACAAAGAACAAGAGGATTACCTTTACCTTTGACGGAATGCCGGCTGCCGCCCTCccggcaaaaaaaaagtaaagcctTTAAACTCGTTCGTTATTACTGGATGCCCTCAAAAGCCATTTATGAAGTCAGTACTAATTAGAAGACAGAGATGAAATATATTAGCACCTGCCTAACAACGCCGAGGGTAGTAGTTAAGCAAAGGAGGGAAGTGAGAAAGTACGACGGAGAAAAACAGTAAAACACATCCGCTACTTCAGAATGAGGAGGTGGGACTCACTTTCGGCTGGCCTCCCCCATAGCAGCTGTGGTTCCACCATTTGATGAGGCATTTCACACAGCAGCAGAGCTCTCAGGTGGTTAAgataaaactatttaaaagaTCAGAGTTATGTAATCAGAAGTGGACCACATCCCACATACGATGCTCTATATCTCTAACTCTTCTGGTTCTGCCGAGTGAAGCTACtgcagaaatgtttttaaacctgcattctcgcTAATGACCATCAGGGGGCAACTTCcccgattgtatagaagtctatgagaaaaggaCTCTACTCTCTCGATGTATTCGctgagtaaacattgtaaacctGTGGCTTCAAAGCGGCAGACTGTCAcgatgactacgtccacttttcataaaaaataagttttttttaaccaatGCAATGTTAAATCTGTGCAGTACTTTTTTACTTGTAATGCTCTCTGGTTTCAGTAGCTGCTCCAAACATATTGTTCGTCAAAGCGTGACTGCTTAACTAGCTCAtatcagggccggagtggggccacttttcagcccgggaatttcaggctcaagaccagcccacttttttcatggtatagtggaaattggataaatgaagcaacagttcagctcttactatcctgtagttcttttattaataccatggtccaacaaataatgtaacggttaaatacaacaataataatccatttaagatgagaagttaacataaatatgcacaacattaaaaaaggcagaagggcatagcaggggtgtcagactcagattaggcagtaggccagatttgttggagtgagacctcatgggggccgtcattgtcatggtcattatcatttttctgcatgagtattatatagtggtgatttactcctttactacacccacttctgagtaaacaatgcatattggttcatcaagtactgtactgctctttcttagaatatataactttaattcatattgtttcctctgttatcctctctacctgtccctgtagtcatggcctcctcattgcaaatgtcgggctcatcattttcagcaggagactgtcttatctgctgctccgaagctacaaagaaaaattaagagtcatattactgcatacttcaatatcaatagtatatatcaatatttgcaaagtctatggatcaccatattttgggtgatataaaaaggctaatattttaattacatttaatattttgcttgggaataggttgacaacgctacaatgatattaatcaaggctacaacgttagccgaatagttatgttgctcatcattaggcctttgtctctctttaccagttgccacttgtgtttctcctcttgaaaataaatctgtaagcttggcacatttggcagcatcctcctccaatggctttccttttttcaacttggctttttcagcccctcctgccctcttcctcccgtccatcctccctgacgcgtatcgttgcggtcgggccggcccagctatctgTAGCTAAGAaaagtttttggaaaagacggctaaggaccgaaccaactctattttggaggggtgaagttctcctctcccaaactgagttggttgagttccataatggactgaaccaactctattatttgggaggggtgaacttcctcgcatggtacaacccatgcagaggctgcggtgtcagaatgctgaacgtgtgtagcccactttaagagaagatggactaacgtgacaaatgtcaacaaataaaattctcgaccggcccagaagtgaagcggcccaccgggaactctcccgattctcccgattacccaccacGGGCCTGCCTacacctcatctccacctcatctccacacCTGTAACTCATCTCCACACCTgcacctcatctccacctcatctccacatcatctccacacctgcacctcatctccacctcatctccacctcatctctcATCTCCACACCTacacctcatctccacctcatctccacacCTGTAACTCATCTCCACACCTgcacctcatctccacctcatctccacacCTGTCTTCAATCACATCATCACTTCCTTCCTGTTGACACCTCGGTTTCTCTCCAGCTGCCAGATTATTTCCCCGTTTCCATCGGTACTTTGGCCTCTCGGCCTCTCTAGGATTTAGATTACTCTCACGCCACCGCCTGCACTCACCTACTGTCCTACCACCTCATGAGTCCATGACCTTCACCAACCCCCTACACGGAATGTTCTATAAATACTGTACAATAAAACACCATGTCCTGTATCTCCAGTGGCAGCTCTCTGGCGGGCGTGTTCCTCAGAGAATCTGTTTTACGTCTACTTATGCCGAGCAAGACATGTTTAGTTTGTTCcatcaagtcatattaataatattaccaTGTGATTCAGTGCAAGCTGTTTTTTTCCCTGTtgcatccatgtgtgtgtgtgtgtgttttccttgaTTTATTCCTGTCTAATGTCCGGTGTCAAGTATTCAAAaatcccctggtgctgaaccgaagaaaatgtccggagtcgaaaagttataataaaatTTATTAAGTAAAAAGTATTACCAAtcgttgataataactaataactgttcagataAAGAGTATAATTTCTCGGCCGAGGACTTCTAAGGCTTCACAATCCACAGACCACTCCTGGCTAATCCAATTGCAGTTAACTGTCTCGCTCCACCTAAAGAAGTGTCTCGGCATCATCCCAAAGTTCATTTTGTATCTCCCGGGCGTCCCGGCCCCAGAGGAGATAtccggcgtttctcaatcagcgtacttgtgcgtacgtTCCTCTACCCGTATActgtgactcgtgaaacgtcatcagtctcagcccgagtacatgttcacattcaaagtccgcttctcgcaaagcacggcaaaatgcccggatgtgacttgatcctcccactttccggaggctgcatcagaggagacttgtgcgcaCTCTGGCCAGCAGATAACCCAGAATGCAAACATCCTCCGCGTCACCAACCGCCTGGGAAGCAGACCCCGTTACCGCGAGGGTCGTGGGGTTAAAACGAGTTTAATTTAGTCGACGACCCTCTGGCCTCCCATGTGAACGCTCGACGTCCTTCCCTCATCGTAATTGTCTCCTATTATTTCCTTGTGTGACCCTTAACTTGTTTAATCAAAGCGTGATCCTCGAAATGAATTTACTGAATTACTCGGTGGACTAATTTGACATTTTGCTGCCGTTTGACACTTTTGGGAATATTTAGCACTCATAACGTGTTAAAGAGGGCTTCTGTCGTCTGATCTCAGGAACAAGATGCTTTTAATCTGTTGTTAGTTTGCTTGCTGAGAGAAAATCTGAATCAATTCAGGCACAGCAACTACACAGGGATTTGTCTCATGGATTATAAACGTCTATTGTCTGTGGAACATAAATGTAAAAGTAACAGCCAACCTCAAGAGTCGcatctttttattctgtccCATGTGCAGCTGAGATATAGAAACCCAGAATTATGTATTCTTTGCATCCttggaaaaaaaaagtaattttaatctTACACTAATGCAGATTACAGTGTGTAGAATGATTTTATATGTATAGAGCAAAGCCATCACAACTGCTTTTAGATCATGTTTAAAGATGAAAGGAGGTTATAAATATGGAAGAGAAAATTAAGGGAAACGAGacaggaggaaggggggaaaaggaaaaaaaagtgaataacgGGTTAATCCATTGCAATTTCACAAGGCCGATAGAAGCGGGAGGTGCTCGGCCTTAAATCCATCTTCACCCTTTTTGTCCCTGGAGGTTCAAGTCGGGGGACCGAAGGTTAGAATGAACATCGGATGTCACCGAGCCGTCGGTTCAATTCCCTCCAGGTTATAAACCTTAATGCTCCATTAGTTATTGTTAAAGCCGAGCTGAGAGCCCTGTGAGCTGTGAGCCGTTCCTCCCATTACATTGTTGTGAGTTCCTACGCAGTGTGTATCACTCTCAAGGCTAGCAGACCGGAGTCGGCTGCAACAAGACGGGCAGCCGCTCTGTAAGGAAGTCCTTAACATTTAGTTCTCACCTGGTGGCAGCACGAGATGTAacgcttttacattttttatttaaacctttatttaaccaggtgaatcccattgcagggtttttcctgcatagagaaaatttgggcgcgcgcctaagccgttttcccgaacgcctatgacaaatcccgagcgcctaagggctcgatcacaccagacgcgcctctcaaaaacgcgtagcccgcaaaaccattgattccctatggtacggcgcgactttcagacgcgccttttaaatgccacgtGGCGCGGGtttcttgcgtttttcaggcgtgcttaaaagtttaaatattctcaactttaagcgcgaggcgcggaggTCGGAGGAgcaccgctcatcaatgtcacactcggccaaggcagccaatcgaatcaagcaggagtcgggctttccttcctgttttcccgaggagaacctcatattatatattatattagcggtatttaattacgaagatctttataattataaatctaaacacgactcaaactgactcctgctcggtcggaagtgcaactgaaagcctcgccatcgagacacaactcatggaatagatggtggtgttcgccgtactctttcctttctttttaaaaaaatatattgaaccCCAAATCAATGGTTGGTTACGCACGCAGGTCCACTCCACAGGTGCACAGagctgttttgcccggcacatttttggtgcggctgcgttttttatagtcgcgtctggtgtgattgtgccttaaggcaaaaaaaagtctgcgatggaaaaaatgaattattatatggcaacaacagtacaagtgttctgattggctaatgacTGTGTTTGAACAGTAAATTGAGAGACGCGAGTCGTTACGATGGACGCAAATTGTCACCGGGTGGCGAATTGCGCAATGCgaatattatttcattatttattattacacttTCGAGAATATTATCTGAACTAACACATGTTGCGTCAGCTGAATGCTGATAGGTCAGCCGTCTGGTGAAATGCTCCTGATTGGTTGACTGTCAAacacaggggtccccaaactttttcctaagagggccacataacgtttgccttgtctgctggagggccagccaggggggggaggggggtgtgctagtgagaatgtgctcacctgtgtgcgcgcatcacggctgagcgatgcgcgcgccactcgctgcaAGTGCtgcagcatttaacggagcgctctgatcgctcttttaatgaagtatcgatactaaaaatatgctaaatcacatctttgttagtatcgctacaccgtgtgcagcgtgacagcagcagatgtagcggactaacattcaagctaacctaacttcccaaacgctgtggacatctgaacgctgattggccgagacgcgacatcccatcaaagatgttctattgcgaagaagagaaccactccacattttctccgcgtctcactgcaatctcaacggcagcgggccaggtgaaaataataataaatcggaacgcgtctctggtattgttcagggggccggtccaaatggggaggcgggccggattcggcccgcgggccgtagtttggggaccactggtcaaacacaaacaaaaggagCGCTGCAATTGGGCGAGACTCGTTTGAACGTGGCGCAGCAGCACAGCTGTAACTGATCACACTAACGATGCTGCAATTAATTAACTGGCCACTTTAATGGAGCGATAACACCTGTGCTCTGGTAGTCTATATGCGCTCTCTGGTAGTCTAATATGTGCACTGCGAATATTCTAAAAATCACCCGACGCCGAGgtgcgaaagccaatcggcgttgagctgctgcgccgttggtgaatcggagctggaagagacagtgAATCAGATGTGGCGATGCGAGCCAACATAgcctaattatatatatatatagttgttgttatgaacccaaacacgagggcgttagatgttccgacgtgtgtgtgatgtcctcaacaattttaaagcagaactcgtggttaGTTATTAATGGTGGATGGaggaaatgataaccgtttccacagagataagccccgccccctctaagccccgcccctctcgcGAGTGAAGCGCAACGCCACAAATGGTCAAGCGACTAAAGTGTTGCGAATATTCGCattacgcttttggtgtgaacgcagctgaaCAAATGTGTTTGTCCGCCAAAAACAGATCGCAAAGCTACAGCATgtcaaaaaatataaaaattattTTACACTTCACACAAGAACAAAgatcaaagagaaaaaaacacgcaTTATATCGAAAcataaagaagaaagagaaacggTGACTTTCCgttcaaaaacaaacaatgcacTGTGCCATTAATGAAAGCTATATGTAGAAGCatggtttgaaaattatttgttatctattattattaagacAATTATTAGAATCCTGCTTGCCAGTTTAAGTTCATATTAGTATGCAGAAGTCCTGAAGCCATGGCTCACCAAGATGGTGACATTTGGGATAGTTTTGACAAAGTACATTTGAATTATAACAGCTTGAAAGTTCTTGAGAGTTCTCCTCCAATCcttcattacccacaatgcattgcagttCCTTGTTTCCAGGCAACGACTGCGCGACATGGACATGTGACTTCAGAGGCTCTGTTTTTTTAACTCTATGACATAACATCACTGATGCGGCTTTgatgtgacatcactgatgtgCCTTTGTCGTGACATCACTGATGTGCCATCGGGCTTTGATGTGGAGCTCTGAGAAGTATATATAAGGAGCTCTTTTCTCACAGGACTTTACAGCTTCCACATAATTCGCATAATTTACttaatttttggtttttttatctTACGATAGCACTCCACTATATTCAGTAGTTATGTCGAACACACAGTACAGAAAGCAAAGAGTCAACAGGAACAAGGCAAATTTCGGCCAGCAACAAGGACAGATGGCACCGGAAAAGCCCAATGGCTTACCTCAGCCAAGAGAAAACCTGGAAGTATGCAGACCGCTAAGAGGACAAAGGGCACCGGAACAACTAAGACCAGTTGGAGATACCAGGCTTGGCATTGCCAGGTGCAATGCCAAGCCGAAACAGGAAACGGTAAGACAACCGGAACCAGTGGCTTTACATCAGCATGGAGCAAGACCCGTCCAACTGGGATTGACTGCAATTGAGGAACCCGAGGAAAGTCCTCAAGAGAAGCAGATAATCACCCTGAAGAACTTCGCCGCACAGCTGAAGTCCCTCAGCATGGCCATCCACACAAGCCAGGTAGAGATCCAAGGCTGGGAACAACTGGACATCGTTCACAAGAGATCTCAACAATTTAACTCAGAGAAAATCGCCACCATGAAAGAATGTGACACCCTCAAGAAACAAGTCAGGGTGCTCCAGGACAAGGCTCAAAACCACAGCATGTTCCAGAACCTCCTCAAAACAgcaaaagaggagaaagaacaGATGGACAGTGAGCGGGACGGTCTGATGCAGAAAATGGAGGAACAGCAGGAGAAGTTCAGGAGCTTCCAGCAGCTGAAGCTTGACTGTGAACAGGCCAGACAGGAGAATGTGGAGATCAAGGAAAATATCAAGGTCCTGGAATTAAAACTTCAAGGAGAGTTTGCTTTGGAGGAAGCGCTCTTCAACCGCTCAACAGCTGATAAGGAGGCGATCGACCAACAGAACCTCGCACTGAAACTTCACTTCCAGGAGCTGCAGACCCAAGTCCAGCTGGGAGAAGCCATCAAGAAGCAAAACCTGGCAGTGCAAATTACCGTTGCAGAGGCCCACCTTCAGAATGAGGATCTGCAGAAGGAAGTACAGCTCCTCAACCAAAGGCTTGATGAGGTGAAGGTCTTGAAGAGCGAGGGCAAAGAAACACTAGCCCGCTCTAAAGCTTTGGAAACAGCCAATGCTGGCCTGAACCATCGGATCCAGGAGCAGA
The nucleotide sequence above comes from Pseudoliparis swirei isolate HS2019 ecotype Mariana Trench chromosome 24, NWPU_hadal_v1, whole genome shotgun sequence. Encoded proteins:
- the rhoh gene encoding rho-related GTP-binding protein RhoH; this encodes MNNVEEMSVKCVLVGDTAVGKTALLVRFTAETFPDTYKPTVFENTGVEVYMDGVQISLGLWDTAGSDNFRQIRPRSYQQADVVLVCYSVANPNSLASVHNKWIAEVREYLPKVPVLIVATKTDLREAGAYRGSCISAAEGRRLAHEVHAKGYLECSSFGNRGVQQVFEYAVRTAVNQVRKRARRRMFGINQCKVC